A DNA window from Helianthus annuus cultivar XRQ/B chromosome 15, HanXRQr2.0-SUNRISE, whole genome shotgun sequence contains the following coding sequences:
- the LOC110938477 gene encoding uncharacterized protein LOC110938477, with amino-acid sequence MYGQNLVDASRFCSFGRKFVQHTSCLMDQLANLYQDSSMLTFEGQKIQGSQYIVFADVLDPIIALVFSWQKMELNCGLLYLMKFKHDLTLMLASYGSRFTWFFGQVVMKIPMVVVAVQDFIRV; translated from the exons ATGTATGGTCAGAACCTTGTTGATGCTTCTCGCTTTTGTTCATTTGGTCGCAAG TTTGTACAGCATACATCATGTTTAATGGATCAGCTTGCCAATCTATATCAAGATTCCTCCATGTTAACCTTCGAAGGTCAGAAGATTCAAGGATCTCAATACATTGTTT TTGCAGATGTGTTGGATCCAATTATTGCTCTGGTGTTCTCATGGCAAAAGATGGAATTGAATTGTGGCCTACTTTACTTGATGAAGTTCAAGCACGATTTGACACTGATGTTGGCCAG TTATGGTTCCCGTTTTACTTGGTTCTTCGGCCAGGTTGTTATGAAGATACCAATGGTTGTAGTGGCAGTACAAGATTTCA